The proteins below are encoded in one region of Pseudomonas sp. SCB32:
- a CDS encoding SDR family oxidoreductase yields the protein MRLPECRVVLTGASGGIGLQLAEQLCAAGAQVLAVSRHAGALIELMQHYPEHLHWQAANLRNGADRQALLDRVRCNGGLNLLINAAGVNQFAMLDQLDESRLDDMIELNIAATLHLTRLLVPMLREQHEALVVNVGSIYGSIGYPGYAVYCASKFALRGFSEAMRRELADTTVDVLYVAPRTTRTGMNSAAAMALNDALKSRTDDPRDVARAVLAAIEGKRGELYLGWPEKLFVRINGMLPGILDRALRKQLPLIRRHSRHGQQP from the coding sequence ATGCGCTTGCCTGAGTGCCGCGTAGTGCTCACCGGCGCCAGCGGCGGCATCGGTCTGCAACTGGCCGAGCAGCTCTGCGCGGCCGGTGCCCAGGTCCTGGCGGTGAGCCGCCACGCCGGCGCGCTGATCGAGCTGATGCAGCATTACCCCGAGCATCTGCACTGGCAGGCCGCCAACCTGCGCAATGGCGCGGACCGCCAGGCCCTGCTGGATAGGGTGCGGTGCAACGGCGGGCTCAACCTGCTGATCAATGCCGCCGGGGTCAACCAGTTCGCCATGCTCGACCAGTTGGATGAGTCGCGGCTGGACGACATGATCGAGCTGAACATCGCCGCCACCCTGCACCTCACCCGCCTGCTGGTGCCGATGCTGCGCGAGCAGCACGAGGCGCTGGTGGTCAACGTCGGCTCGATCTACGGCTCCATCGGCTATCCGGGCTATGCGGTCTATTGCGCCAGCAAGTTCGCCCTGCGCGGCTTCTCCGAAGCCATGCGCCGCGAGCTGGCGGACACCACGGTGGACGTGCTCTACGTGGCCCCACGCACGACCCGCACCGGCATGAACAGCGCCGCGGCGATGGCGCTCAACGACGCGCTCAAGTCCCGCACGGACGATCCCCGTGATGTCGCCCGGGCCGTGCTCGCAGCCATCGAAGGAAAGCGCGGCGAGCTCTACCTGGGCTGGCCGGAAAAACTCTTCGTGCGCATCAATGGCATGCTGCCCGGCATCCTCGATCGCGCACTGCGCAAACAGCTGCCGCTGATCCGCCGCCACAGCCGCCATGGGCAACAGCCCTGA
- a CDS encoding GGDEF domain-containing protein has protein sequence MQYDAPTDSAVYKTLLESTQAIPWKIDWKTMTFAYIGPQIEALLGWSPSSWVSANDWAERMHPEDRDRVVNFCVSQSREGTDHEADYRALTIKGDYVWIRDVVHVVRDDNGEVDSLVGFMFDISERKRAEEQLIMLQRQLEEYSYKDGLTGVANRRMFDSVLDTEWGSAQRSGQPLSLILLDIDYFKQYNDHYGHVRGDDCLRSVGKALAGALHRPRDFIARFGGEEFVLVLPETDSEAARHVAERCHSVLREQKIAHEKSNVSSLLTISLGIGTAVPSSRDRPLDFVAAVDRLLYRAKQDGRDRLVAAQWDRGDDLRQDAAPQGS, from the coding sequence ATGCAGTACGACGCCCCCACCGACAGCGCGGTATACAAGACATTGCTCGAGTCGACCCAGGCCATTCCCTGGAAGATCGACTGGAAGACCATGACCTTCGCCTACATCGGTCCGCAGATCGAAGCGCTGCTGGGCTGGAGCCCGTCCAGCTGGGTCAGCGCCAACGACTGGGCAGAGCGCATGCACCCCGAGGACCGCGACCGGGTGGTGAATTTCTGCGTGTCGCAATCGCGCGAGGGCACCGACCACGAGGCCGACTACCGCGCCCTGACCATCAAGGGTGACTACGTGTGGATCCGCGACGTGGTGCACGTGGTGCGCGACGACAACGGCGAGGTGGATTCGCTGGTCGGCTTCATGTTCGACATCAGCGAGCGCAAGCGCGCCGAAGAGCAGCTGATCATGCTCCAGCGCCAGCTGGAGGAGTACTCATACAAGGACGGCCTCACCGGCGTGGCCAACCGGCGCATGTTCGACTCGGTGCTGGACACCGAATGGGGCAGCGCCCAGCGCAGCGGCCAACCGCTGTCGCTGATCCTTCTCGATATCGACTACTTCAAGCAGTACAACGACCACTACGGCCACGTCCGCGGCGACGACTGCCTGCGTAGCGTCGGCAAGGCACTGGCCGGCGCGCTGCACCGTCCGCGCGACTTCATCGCGCGCTTCGGCGGCGAGGAATTCGTCCTGGTGCTTCCGGAGACCGACAGCGAGGCCGCCCGGCATGTCGCCGAGCGCTGCCACAGCGTGCTGCGCGAGCAGAAGATCGCCCACGAGAAATCCAACGTTTCATCGCTGCTGACCATCAGCCTGGGCATCGGCACCGCCGTGCCCTCCTCCAGAGACCGCCCGCTGGACTTCGTCGCGGCGGTCGACCGGCTGCTATACCGGGCCAAGCAGGACGGACGCGATCGGCTGGTGGCGGCGCAATGGGATCGCGGTGACGACTTGCGCCAGGATGCAGCGCCCCAAGGGTCCTGA
- a CDS encoding hydrolase has protein sequence MSNFSQIANFNGQRPVIDPDDTAMLLIDHQSGLFQTVKDMPMTELRNNAITLARIATLAKIPVITTASVPQGPNGPLIPEIHEAAPHAQYVARKGEINAWDNPEFVAAVEKTGKKTLVIAGTITSVCMAFPAIAAVNAGYRVFAVIDASGTYSKAAQEITLARVVQAGVVPMDTAAVASEIQRTWNRPDAAQWAEAYSLIFPHYRLLIESYTKAQQVVTAHEVLDSQR, from the coding sequence ATGAGCAACTTCTCTCAGATCGCCAACTTCAACGGCCAGCGTCCGGTGATCGATCCCGACGACACCGCCATGCTGCTCATCGACCACCAGAGCGGCCTGTTCCAGACGGTCAAGGACATGCCCATGACCGAGCTGCGCAACAACGCCATCACCCTGGCGCGGATCGCCACCCTGGCGAAGATCCCGGTCATCACCACGGCGTCGGTACCACAAGGTCCCAACGGCCCGTTGATTCCGGAAATCCACGAAGCCGCACCGCACGCCCAATACGTGGCGCGCAAGGGCGAGATCAACGCCTGGGACAACCCCGAGTTCGTCGCCGCCGTGGAGAAGACCGGCAAGAAGACCCTGGTCATCGCCGGCACCATCACCAGCGTGTGCATGGCCTTCCCGGCCATTGCCGCGGTCAACGCCGGCTATCGGGTCTTCGCCGTGATCGACGCCTCCGGCACCTACTCCAAGGCCGCCCAGGAAATCACCCTGGCCCGTGTGGTACAGGCCGGCGTGGTACCGATGGACACCGCCGCGGTGGCGTCGGAAATCCAGCGCACCTGGAACCGCCCCGACGCCGCCCAATGGGCCGAGGCCTATAGCCTGATCTTCCCCCACTACCGTCTGCTGATCGAAAGCTACACCAAGGCGCAGCAAGTAGTGACCGCGCACGAAGTACTGGACTCGCAACGCTGA
- a CDS encoding thermostable hemolysin, whose product MTQSEWESLFPFRFGPRDTHLASLCLIGRDDPQRHEIETFVHERFDRIYHADLHQYLPELLSLRDRHGALVAVAGIRLALREPLFLERYLDEPLEYPVSRLAGYAVPREELAEVGNLAARNAGSARLIIAAMTWLLAARGLRWVAFTGAARLVNSFHRLGLEPTVLAPANPARLNGELADWGNYYDQHPQVFTGSIRYGHEQLENSGAYQRLGLPVLLYRARLVHAA is encoded by the coding sequence ATGACCCAGTCCGAATGGGAGTCACTGTTTCCGTTCCGCTTCGGTCCGCGCGACACGCACCTGGCGAGCCTGTGCCTGATCGGCCGTGACGATCCGCAGCGGCACGAGATCGAAACCTTCGTGCACGAGCGCTTCGACCGCATCTACCACGCCGACCTGCACCAGTACCTGCCCGAGCTGCTCAGCCTGCGCGACCGCCATGGCGCGCTGGTGGCGGTCGCCGGCATCCGCCTGGCGCTGCGCGAGCCGCTGTTCCTCGAACGCTACCTGGACGAGCCGCTGGAATATCCGGTATCGCGCCTCGCCGGTTATGCCGTGCCGCGCGAGGAGCTGGCGGAAGTGGGCAACCTGGCCGCCCGGAATGCCGGCAGCGCACGCCTGATCATTGCCGCGATGACCTGGCTGCTGGCCGCGCGCGGGCTGCGCTGGGTCGCCTTCACCGGCGCTGCGCGGCTGGTCAACAGCTTCCATCGCCTGGGCCTGGAGCCGACGGTGCTGGCGCCGGCCAACCCGGCCCGGCTGAACGGCGAGCTGGCCGACTGGGGCAATTACTACGACCAGCACCCCCAGGTGTTCACCGGCAGCATCCGCTACGGCCATGAACAGCTGGAGAACAGCGGGGCGTACCAGCGCCTGGGGCTCCCGGTGCTGCTCTACCGCGCGAGGCTCGTGCATGCGGCCTGA
- a CDS encoding ATP-binding protein translates to MSSLRNRTLWRVMLLLLVGTGLLALYNHHDSSHEIAEIYDAHLAQNARLLQGVMSLPLAGAERRTLYHAFNEALSQSGEGRPGHPYENKLAFAVWSDDGELHVRSPSAPGFDTPPRVPGFTTETRDGQQWRGFVLPVPAQKLVIWVGERYDVRDDLVGRIVRHTLLPFLAGSLALALLVWLAIGWGLEPLQNMARVIRARHADSLEPLQLVPLPRELEPMQAALNRLLSQVDSLLQREHRFIADAAHEMRTPLAVLRLHAQNATQADNEEQRQKALDFLIDGVDRLSRVVNQLLTLARLEPVSNRSLWKMLDVQTLITDSLAELTPWMLRQQVEPDLEIASGDYHTLSDRAALEVILQNLVSNAVNFSPAGATVRVALERQGSDLLLTVQDSGPGIEEARLERAFERFYSEGNPSGAGLGLSIVNRAVQRLGGEARLSNRPEGGLQARIRLPVRGEPRP, encoded by the coding sequence ATGAGCTCGTTGCGCAACCGCACCCTGTGGCGGGTGATGCTCCTGCTGCTGGTGGGCACCGGCCTGCTGGCGCTGTACAACCACCACGACAGCAGCCACGAGATCGCCGAAATCTACGACGCCCACCTGGCGCAGAACGCCCGCCTGCTACAGGGCGTGATGAGCCTGCCGCTGGCCGGTGCCGAGCGGCGGACGCTGTACCACGCGTTCAACGAAGCGCTCAGCCAGTCCGGCGAGGGACGTCCCGGACACCCCTACGAAAACAAGCTGGCCTTCGCCGTGTGGAGCGATGACGGTGAACTGCACGTACGCTCGCCCAGCGCGCCGGGCTTCGATACCCCGCCGAGGGTACCCGGCTTCACCACCGAGACCCGCGACGGTCAGCAATGGCGTGGCTTCGTGCTGCCGGTGCCGGCGCAGAAGCTGGTGATCTGGGTCGGCGAGCGCTACGACGTGCGCGACGACCTGGTTGGCCGCATCGTCCGCCACACCCTGCTGCCCTTCCTGGCCGGCAGCCTGGCGCTGGCGCTGCTGGTCTGGCTTGCCATCGGCTGGGGGCTGGAGCCCCTGCAGAACATGGCGCGAGTCATCCGCGCCCGGCACGCCGATTCGCTGGAACCGTTGCAACTGGTGCCGCTGCCGCGCGAGCTGGAGCCGATGCAGGCGGCCCTCAACCGCCTGCTCAGCCAGGTGGATTCGCTGCTCCAGCGCGAGCATCGCTTCATCGCCGACGCCGCCCATGAGATGCGTACGCCGCTGGCGGTTCTGCGCCTGCATGCGCAGAACGCCACCCAGGCGGACAATGAGGAGCAGCGCCAGAAGGCCCTGGACTTCCTGATCGATGGAGTCGACCGACTCAGCCGGGTGGTCAATCAGTTGCTGACCCTGGCGCGCCTGGAACCGGTGTCCAACCGCAGCCTCTGGAAAATGCTGGATGTACAGACCCTGATCACCGACAGCCTCGCCGAGCTGACCCCCTGGATGCTGCGCCAGCAGGTCGAGCCCGACCTGGAGATCGCCAGCGGCGACTACCACACCCTCAGCGATCGCGCTGCACTGGAAGTGATCCTGCAGAACCTGGTCAGCAATGCGGTGAATTTCTCCCCGGCCGGCGCCACCGTAAGGGTCGCCCTCGAACGCCAGGGCAGCGACCTGCTGCTGACCGTGCAGGACAGCGGCCCGGGGATAGAGGAAGCCCGGCTGGAGCGGGCCTTCGAGCGCTTCTACAGTGAAGGCAACCCCAGCGGCGCGGGCCTGGGTCTGTCCATCGTCAACCGGGCGGTGCAGCGTCTGGGTGGCGAGGCACGGTTGAGCAACCGCCCCGAGGGCGGTCTGCAGGCGCGCATTCGCCTGCCCGTGCGAGGCGAACCTCGTCCCTGA
- a CDS encoding histidine phosphatase family protein, whose product MRRLLANRLLVVPLVLLTLGLISGFWLIRPPAAENIAHDPASLEALREHWRQGDLIILVRHAERCDRSSAPCLSAPEGITVRAQAAAQELGRHFRVLGIADSDIFSSPQVRAEQTAASMFGQTPNQQEWLSNCRGSMLNQARQHKAPHRNLILVTHSECIEDLEATVSISRSETPGYASSLFLINDGQTPPKLLGYLDADQWAAVAPIR is encoded by the coding sequence GTGCGACGACTCCTCGCCAACCGCTTGCTGGTGGTTCCCCTGGTATTGCTCACCCTGGGGCTGATCAGCGGTTTCTGGCTCATCCGCCCGCCGGCCGCCGAGAACATCGCCCATGATCCGGCCAGCCTGGAAGCACTGCGCGAGCACTGGCGCCAGGGCGACCTGATCATCCTGGTGCGCCATGCCGAGCGTTGCGACCGCTCCAGCGCGCCCTGCCTGTCCGCGCCCGAGGGCATTACCGTCCGTGCCCAGGCCGCAGCCCAGGAGCTGGGCCGGCATTTCCGCGTGCTCGGCATCGCCGACAGCGACATCTTCAGCAGCCCGCAGGTCCGCGCCGAGCAGACCGCCGCCTCGATGTTCGGCCAGACGCCGAACCAGCAGGAGTGGCTGTCCAACTGCCGTGGCTCGATGCTGAACCAGGCGCGGCAACACAAGGCTCCCCATCGCAACCTGATCCTGGTGACCCATAGCGAGTGCATCGAGGATCTGGAGGCCACCGTGAGCATCTCCAGATCGGAGACGCCCGGCTACGCGTCGTCGCTGTTCCTCATCAACGACGGTCAAACGCCACCCAAGCTGCTCGGCTACCTGGATGCCGATCAATGGGCCGCCGTCGCGCCGATCCGTTGA
- a CDS encoding NUDIX hydrolase, which produces MGKSLKERATVICRLNDKILFVRKAKSKWNLPGGRIEQDERPGQAALRELNEETGLHAAQLSYLAPLELYQTLHYVFETPIDPAQQPVPLNEIADCRWFGPEDVEQRKINKSVRRLLRTCLSKAS; this is translated from the coding sequence ATGGGTAAATCGCTGAAGGAACGTGCAACGGTCATCTGCCGCCTCAATGACAAGATTCTCTTCGTCCGCAAGGCCAAGTCGAAATGGAACCTGCCCGGCGGACGCATCGAACAGGATGAGCGTCCCGGCCAGGCCGCCCTGCGCGAACTGAACGAGGAAACCGGCCTGCACGCAGCGCAGCTCAGCTACCTCGCACCGCTGGAGCTGTACCAGACGCTGCATTACGTGTTCGAGACGCCGATCGATCCGGCCCAGCAACCGGTACCGCTGAACGAGATCGCCGACTGCCGCTGGTTCGGCCCGGAAGACGTGGAGCAGCGCAAGATCAACAAGTCGGTGCGCCGCCTGCTGCGCACCTGCCTGTCCAAGGCGAGCTGA
- a CDS encoding LysR family transcriptional regulator, giving the protein MEDLNDLYYFAQVVEHGGFAPAGRALDQPKSKLSRRISSLEERLGVRLIQRSTRHFSVTEIGQEYYRHCLAMLVEAEGAAEVIERHRSEPQGVVRLSCPTALLNFWVGPMLARFMIEHPLVALHVESTNRQVDLIQEGIDVALRVRFPPLESSDLVMKVLGESRQRVVGSPSLRERLTARPIPADVAALPTLHWGSVQREYHWQLDGPKGASAQVRHHPRLVTDDLMALRQAALAGVGAVHLPAVVVCEDLNDGSLVNLLPDWSPRTGVVHAVFPSRRGLLPSVRALLDFLAEAFERSDMA; this is encoded by the coding sequence ATGGAAGACCTCAACGATCTCTATTACTTCGCCCAGGTCGTCGAACACGGCGGCTTCGCCCCCGCCGGGCGCGCCCTGGACCAGCCCAAGTCGAAGCTCAGCCGACGCATCTCCTCGCTGGAGGAGCGCCTGGGGGTACGCCTGATCCAGCGCTCCACCCGGCATTTTTCGGTGACCGAGATCGGCCAGGAGTACTACCGCCACTGCCTGGCGATGCTGGTGGAAGCCGAAGGCGCGGCCGAGGTGATCGAGCGCCACCGTTCCGAGCCCCAGGGCGTGGTGCGGCTGAGCTGCCCCACCGCCCTGCTGAACTTCTGGGTCGGCCCGATGCTGGCGCGCTTCATGATCGAGCACCCGCTGGTGGCGCTGCATGTGGAAAGCACCAACCGCCAGGTGGACCTGATCCAGGAAGGCATCGACGTAGCCCTGCGGGTGCGCTTCCCGCCGCTGGAGAGCAGCGACCTGGTCATGAAGGTGCTGGGCGAGAGCCGCCAGCGTGTGGTCGGTTCGCCGTCGTTGCGCGAGCGGTTGACGGCGCGACCGATCCCCGCCGACGTGGCGGCGTTGCCGACGCTGCACTGGGGCTCGGTGCAGCGCGAATACCACTGGCAACTGGACGGCCCCAAGGGCGCCAGCGCCCAGGTGCGCCATCACCCACGGCTGGTCACCGATGACCTGATGGCGCTGCGCCAGGCCGCGCTGGCCGGGGTCGGCGCGGTGCACCTGCCGGCGGTGGTGGTGTGCGAGGACCTCAATGACGGCAGCCTGGTCAACCTGCTGCCCGACTGGTCGCCACGCACCGGGGTGGTCCACGCGGTGTTCCCCTCGCGTCGCGGCCTGCTGCCATCGGTGCGGGCACTGCTGGACTTTCTCGCCGAAGCGTTCGAGCGCAGCGACATGGCCTGA
- a CDS encoding AMP-binding protein, with product MRPELEDFLHHLRHHARDHGERLALRGATQRYSYAQLLEAVEQRAAHLAAQPGGALALVLDNGPEALIWDLAALFSERPCLILPPLFSKSQRAHCLMQSQASLALVEPGLEDELRSNGFSRGETFWYRPAVVDAGLPLGTAKITYTSGSTGTPKGVCLDAGALLRVARELEAASRPAEPDRYLAVLPLAVLLENLGLYAALCAGATLTLLPTEQLGLSGSSNVNWKRLLGAIALSGTQSLFLVPQLLLGLVTAIERGVMRPGALKFVAVGGTRVAPSLLQRAAAVGLPVFEGYGLSECASVVCLNRPGAVRPGSVGRPLPHVQVKLAEDGEVLVSGSALLGYLGEPPHAGQWWPTGDLGRFDEDGYLYLAGRKKNQFITRFGRNVNPEWIEAELTQNGVVLQAFVHGEGLHQTLALLWPVDPTCTDQALEQAVHQCNQLLPDYARVHRWARLPEPFSSASGLLTANGRPRRAAILERYREALSEMVTE from the coding sequence ATGCGGCCTGAGCTGGAAGACTTCCTGCACCATCTGCGCCACCACGCCCGTGACCATGGCGAGCGCCTGGCGCTGCGGGGCGCGACCCAGCGCTACAGCTACGCGCAGTTGCTGGAGGCCGTGGAGCAGCGCGCGGCCCACCTCGCCGCACAACCGGGCGGCGCCTTGGCGCTGGTGCTGGACAATGGTCCGGAAGCCCTGATCTGGGACCTGGCCGCGCTGTTCAGCGAGCGCCCCTGCCTCATCCTGCCGCCCCTCTTCAGCAAGTCCCAGCGCGCCCACTGCCTGATGCAAAGCCAGGCCAGCCTGGCCCTGGTCGAGCCGGGCCTTGAGGACGAGCTGCGCAGCAACGGTTTCAGCCGTGGCGAGACCTTCTGGTACCGCCCGGCGGTGGTGGACGCCGGCCTGCCCCTGGGTACGGCGAAGATTACCTACACCTCCGGCAGTACCGGCACCCCCAAGGGCGTATGCCTGGATGCCGGCGCCCTGCTGCGGGTTGCCCGTGAACTGGAAGCCGCGAGCCGGCCAGCCGAGCCCGACCGCTACCTGGCGGTCCTGCCGCTGGCGGTGCTGTTGGAAAACCTCGGCTTGTACGCCGCCCTGTGCGCCGGCGCCACGCTCACCCTGCTGCCCACCGAACAGCTGGGGCTGAGCGGGTCGAGCAACGTGAACTGGAAGCGCCTGCTTGGCGCCATCGCCCTGAGTGGCACGCAAAGCCTGTTCCTGGTGCCGCAACTGCTGCTCGGCCTGGTCACCGCCATCGAGCGCGGCGTGATGCGTCCCGGCGCGCTGAAGTTCGTCGCCGTGGGCGGCACCCGGGTGGCGCCGTCGCTGCTGCAACGCGCCGCCGCCGTCGGGCTGCCAGTGTTCGAGGGCTACGGGCTCTCCGAATGCGCCTCGGTGGTCTGCCTGAACCGCCCTGGCGCGGTGCGTCCGGGCAGCGTGGGCAGGCCCCTGCCCCATGTACAGGTGAAGCTGGCCGAGGATGGCGAGGTGCTGGTCAGCGGCTCTGCCCTGCTCGGCTATCTCGGTGAACCGCCACACGCCGGGCAGTGGTGGCCGACCGGCGACCTCGGCCGTTTCGACGAGGACGGCTACCTGTACCTCGCCGGCCGCAAGAAGAACCAGTTCATCACCCGCTTCGGCCGCAACGTCAACCCGGAATGGATCGAAGCCGAACTGACGCAGAACGGCGTGGTGCTCCAGGCCTTCGTCCATGGCGAAGGCCTGCACCAGACCCTGGCGCTGCTCTGGCCGGTGGACCCGACCTGCACCGATCAGGCCCTGGAACAGGCGGTGCACCAGTGCAACCAGCTGCTGCCGGACTACGCCCGCGTGCATCGCTGGGCGCGCCTGCCGGAACCTTTCAGCAGCGCCAGCGGCCTGCTCACCGCCAACGGCCGCCCACGCCGCGCCGCCATTCTCGAACGGTACCGCGAAGCCCTTTCCGAAATGGTCACCGAGTGA
- a CDS encoding pirin family protein, which translates to MKQILGIYSAPRPHWVGDGFPVRSLFSYDNLGEHLSPFLLLDHAGPHDFTASDSPRGVGQHPHRGFETVTIVYQGELEHRDSSGGGGRIGPGDVQWMTAGNGILHEEFHSPDFSRSGGTLHMAQLWVNLPARDKRTAPAYQTLLAADIPQVELPDGAGTLRVIAGRYHGAAGPAHTFSPLDVWDMRLNAGRTLDLRVTPGRNTALVVLRGNLRLGSGESLREGQLALFDPRGDSLLLEADSDALVLLLSGEPLNEPIVGYGPFVMNSDTEIREAIDDFREGRFGQLIR; encoded by the coding sequence ATGAAACAGATTCTTGGTATCTACAGCGCACCCCGGCCGCACTGGGTCGGTGATGGCTTCCCGGTCCGCTCGCTGTTCTCCTACGACAACCTGGGTGAGCACCTGAGCCCCTTCCTGCTGCTGGACCACGCCGGTCCCCATGACTTCACCGCCAGCGACAGCCCACGCGGCGTCGGCCAGCACCCGCACCGCGGTTTCGAGACGGTAACCATCGTCTACCAGGGCGAACTGGAACACCGCGACTCCAGCGGCGGCGGTGGGCGCATCGGCCCCGGCGACGTGCAATGGATGACTGCCGGCAACGGCATCCTCCACGAGGAATTCCACTCGCCCGACTTCAGCCGCAGTGGCGGCACGCTGCACATGGCGCAGCTCTGGGTGAACCTGCCGGCACGTGACAAGCGCACCGCGCCGGCCTACCAGACGCTGCTGGCGGCGGACATCCCGCAGGTCGAGCTGCCCGACGGCGCTGGCACCCTGCGGGTGATCGCCGGCCGCTACCACGGCGCAGCGGGCCCGGCCCACACCTTCAGCCCACTGGATGTCTGGGACATGCGCCTGAATGCGGGTCGCACGCTGGACCTGCGGGTCACCCCCGGGCGCAACACCGCCCTGGTAGTCCTGCGCGGCAACCTGCGGCTGGGCAGTGGCGAAAGCCTGCGGGAAGGGCAACTGGCGTTGTTCGACCCGCGAGGCGACAGCCTGCTGCTGGAAGCCGACAGCGATGCCCTGGTCCTGCTGCTCAGTGGCGAGCCGCTGAACGAGCCGATCGTCGGCTATGGCCCCTTCGTGATGAACAGCGACACAGAGATCCGCGAGGCCATCGACGACTTCCGCGAAGGCCGCTTCGGCCAACTGATCCGATGA
- a CDS encoding response regulator has translation MRLLLVEDDQALGEGVRTGLRQEGYTIDWLQDGASALHALQTEEFDLVVLDLGLPRLDGLQVLGRVRASGSTVPVLILTARDATEDRIAGLDAGADDYLVKPFDLNELQARLRALLRRSSGRARALIEHAGVSLDPSTQQVHFQGQPVVLTPKEYQLLHELLAQPGKVFTRDRLTQLLYGWDESAESNTLEVHISHLRKKLFSGLIRTVRGIGYLVEA, from the coding sequence ATGCGTTTGCTGTTGGTAGAGGATGACCAGGCTCTGGGCGAAGGCGTTCGCACCGGCCTGCGCCAGGAGGGCTACACCATTGACTGGCTGCAGGATGGCGCCAGTGCGCTGCACGCCTTGCAGACCGAGGAGTTCGACCTGGTGGTGCTCGACCTCGGGCTGCCGCGCCTGGACGGTCTGCAGGTGCTCGGCCGCGTGCGCGCTTCCGGCTCGACGGTGCCGGTGCTGATCCTCACCGCCCGCGACGCTACCGAAGACCGCATCGCCGGGCTGGATGCCGGCGCCGACGACTATCTGGTCAAACCTTTCGATCTCAATGAACTCCAGGCCCGCCTGCGCGCCCTGCTGCGTCGCAGCAGCGGCAGGGCACGGGCGCTGATCGAACACGCCGGGGTCAGCCTCGACCCCTCGACCCAGCAGGTCCATTTCCAGGGTCAACCCGTGGTGCTCACGCCCAAGGAGTACCAGCTGCTGCACGAGCTGCTGGCGCAACCGGGCAAGGTCTTCACCCGTGACCGCCTGACCCAGCTGCTCTACGGCTGGGATGAAAGCGCCGAAAGCAACACCCTGGAAGTGCACATCTCGCACCTGCGCAAGAAGCTGTTCAGCGGCCTGATCCGCACCGTGCGGGGCATCGGCTACCTGGTGGAAGCCTGA
- the ycaC gene encoding isochorismate family cysteine hydrolase YcaC: protein MSKPYVRLDKTQAAVLLVDHQAGLLSLVRDIEPDKFKNNVLALADLAKYFKLPTILTTSFENGPNGPLVPELKDLFPEAPYIARPGNINAWDNEDFVKAVKATGKKQLIIAGVVTEVCVAFPALSALAEGFDVFVVADASGTFNEVTRDAAWRRMEAAGAQMMTWFGVACELHRDWRNDIEGLAALFSAHIPDYRNLITAYSTLTSKK, encoded by the coding sequence ATGAGCAAGCCCTACGTCCGTCTCGACAAGACCCAGGCCGCCGTACTGCTGGTCGATCACCAGGCCGGTCTGCTATCCCTGGTACGCGACATCGAACCGGACAAGTTCAAGAACAACGTCCTGGCCCTGGCCGACCTGGCCAAGTACTTCAAGCTGCCGACGATCCTCACCACCAGCTTCGAAAACGGCCCCAACGGCCCGCTGGTGCCGGAGCTGAAGGACCTGTTCCCGGAAGCCCCCTACATCGCCCGCCCGGGCAACATCAACGCCTGGGACAACGAGGACTTCGTCAAGGCCGTCAAGGCCACCGGCAAGAAGCAGCTGATCATCGCCGGCGTGGTGACCGAGGTCTGCGTGGCTTTCCCGGCGCTCTCGGCGCTGGCCGAAGGCTTTGATGTGTTCGTGGTGGCGGATGCGTCCGGCACCTTCAACGAAGTCACCCGCGATGCCGCCTGGCGCCGCATGGAGGCCGCCGGCGCGCAGATGATGACCTGGTTCGGCGTGGCCTGTGAGCTGCACCGCGACTGGCGCAACGACATCGAAGGCCTGGCCGCGCTGTTCTCCGCGCACATCCCGGACTACCGCAACCTGATCACCGCCTACAGCACGCTGACGTCCAAGAAGTAA